Proteins encoded by one window of uncultured Draconibacterium sp.:
- the pth gene encoding aminoacyl-tRNA hydrolase: MKYLIAGLGNIGPEYKNTRHNIGFQILDALAEASNISFSDKRYGFVAEYKFKGRTFILLKPTTYMNLSGRAVNYWLQKEKIDIKNMLVLVDDLALPFGTLRVRAKGGAGGHNGLENINQVLGRNDYARLRFGIGDDFHKGHQVNYVLGEWSKEEQKELVFKINDSIDIIKSFGTIGVDRTMNFHNKK; this comes from the coding sequence ATGAAATACTTAATTGCCGGACTCGGTAATATAGGGCCAGAATATAAAAATACTCGCCATAATATTGGCTTTCAAATATTGGACGCACTCGCTGAGGCGTCCAATATTAGTTTTAGCGATAAGCGTTACGGCTTTGTAGCCGAATATAAATTCAAGGGTCGTACGTTTATTCTTTTAAAGCCAACTACATATATGAACCTGAGTGGGCGTGCAGTAAATTACTGGCTACAAAAAGAAAAGATCGATATTAAAAACATGCTGGTTTTGGTTGATGATCTGGCTTTGCCATTCGGAACGCTAAGGGTAAGAGCAAAAGGTGGTGCCGGAGGTCATAACGGATTGGAGAACATTAACCAGGTATTGGGCCGGAATGATTATGCCCGTTTGCGCTTTGGAATTGGTGACGATTTCCATAAAGGGCACCAGGTAAATTATGTTTTGGGCGAGTGGTCGAAAGAAGAACAAAAAGAATTGGTGTTTAAGATTAACGATTCCATCGACATTATAAAAAGTTTTGGTACAATTGGTGTTGATCGCACCATGAATTTTCATAACAAAAAATAG
- the lnt gene encoding apolipoprotein N-acyltransferase, whose translation MKRIHRLLFSVSSGVLLSLPWLGLPGWILFFAFVPLLYLENFFFKYKKGFPSVSLWGHIFLAATIWNVLASWWMTKVSLAGVGAAMIFNAFLMSLVWWAAHSIRRKFSSALGYIALVSFWTTLEYLQFNWDIEWPCLQLGSGLANNIQIIQWYEYTGAFGGTLWILLLNMVLFKLVRSYQEKTHLLKVRITYTTAFSLLILVPIIQSLFVYHTYSEKKDQINISIVQPNVDPYTEKFDMDSEEQKLMDFIRLANEVTNGSTDFIVGPETLFEHQYLWNEDDFRSNHFLMQVQHFLNKFEKAEMVFGVSSFKVYEDEDEITASAQNKDGVIYDRFNTAMLLNKVGETQIYHKSKLVAGVEKVPYQKYFSVLKNSYIDLGGTSGTLGRQAEASNLVSQNGVVIAPVICFESVFGHYVSEYVKRGAEVIFVITNDGWWKNSRGYKQHLLFSQLRAIETRRSIARAANTGTSCFINQRGQVLQATNWWKEEAITGSINKNDKLTYYAKHGDFVARSAVFVSVMLVLLVFVKRFR comes from the coding sequence ATGAAAAGAATTCACAGGCTGTTATTTTCCGTAAGTTCCGGAGTATTATTAAGCTTGCCTTGGCTAGGCTTACCTGGCTGGATACTTTTTTTTGCTTTCGTACCATTACTTTATCTCGAAAATTTCTTTTTTAAATACAAGAAAGGATTTCCTTCTGTTTCACTTTGGGGGCATATTTTTCTGGCTGCAACAATCTGGAACGTCCTCGCGTCGTGGTGGATGACAAAAGTGTCGTTGGCAGGAGTTGGAGCGGCTATGATTTTTAATGCTTTTTTGATGTCGCTGGTATGGTGGGCTGCACATTCTATACGCCGAAAATTTTCTTCTGCATTAGGATACATTGCATTGGTTTCTTTTTGGACAACGCTAGAATACCTGCAGTTTAATTGGGATATTGAATGGCCTTGTTTGCAACTGGGGAGCGGCCTTGCAAATAATATTCAAATCATTCAATGGTATGAATACACCGGAGCTTTTGGTGGAACACTGTGGATTTTGCTTTTGAATATGGTATTGTTTAAGTTAGTTCGATCATACCAGGAAAAAACACACTTGTTAAAAGTTAGGATAACCTATACAACGGCATTTAGCTTACTTATTTTGGTGCCCATTATTCAGTCGTTGTTTGTGTACCATACTTATAGTGAAAAAAAGGATCAGATAAATATTTCTATTGTTCAACCCAACGTCGATCCTTATACGGAGAAATTCGACATGGATTCGGAAGAACAAAAACTAATGGATTTTATCCGTTTGGCAAATGAGGTTACAAACGGCAGCACCGATTTTATTGTTGGACCGGAAACACTTTTTGAGCATCAGTACCTTTGGAACGAGGATGATTTCAGATCAAATCATTTTCTTATGCAGGTTCAGCATTTTCTGAATAAATTTGAAAAAGCAGAAATGGTATTTGGTGTTTCATCATTTAAAGTTTATGAAGATGAGGATGAAATTACAGCTTCAGCCCAGAACAAAGATGGTGTAATTTACGACCGTTTTAATACGGCAATGCTTCTTAATAAAGTAGGAGAAACACAGATTTACCATAAATCGAAACTGGTTGCAGGAGTAGAGAAAGTTCCTTATCAGAAGTATTTTTCGGTACTAAAAAACAGCTACATCGATTTGGGAGGAACATCCGGGACCTTGGGACGACAGGCAGAAGCTTCAAATTTAGTTTCGCAAAACGGAGTTGTTATAGCGCCTGTTATTTGCTTCGAGTCGGTATTTGGCCACTACGTAAGCGAATATGTAAAAAGGGGAGCGGAAGTAATATTTGTAATAACCAACGATGGCTGGTGGAAGAACTCACGAGGGTACAAACAGCATCTTTTATTTTCGCAGCTGCGGGCGATTGAAACAAGGCGTAGCATTGCACGGGCGGCTAATACAGGAACTTCGTGTTTTATTAATCAACGAGGGCAGGTATTACAAGCAACAAATTGGTGGAAAGAAGAGGCGATTACAGGATCAATTAATAAAAACGATAAATTGACCTATTACGCAAAGCATGGTGATTTTGTAGCCCGGTCGGCTGTTTTTGTAAGTGTAATGTTAGTGTTGTTGGTCTTTGTGAAGAGGTTCAGGTAA
- a CDS encoding ribose-phosphate pyrophosphokinase, whose product MKTHPLKIFTGRTTRYLTEKICDSLDVDLGHSSCPVFADGEFEPCYEETIRGSHIFIVQSTPPSADNLLELLLMVDAAKRASAYKVIAVVPYFGYARQDRKDKPRVSIGAKLVADLLSVSGIDRLITMDLHADQIQGFFNVPVDHLYASTLFVPFIEKMGLDNVIIASPDVGGTKRANTYAKMLNTGIVICHKTRARPNEVGNMTVIGDVENKDVIIVDDMIDTAGTITKAANLMKKEGARSVRAFAAHGVLSGPALERIEKSELEEVYFTDSIKPKTGCEKIKYISTAEAFGEAIRRVYKNQSISSLYYK is encoded by the coding sequence ATGAAAACTCACCCACTTAAAATCTTTACCGGACGAACAACCAGATATTTAACTGAAAAAATTTGCGATAGCCTTGACGTAGATTTGGGGCATTCATCGTGCCCGGTTTTTGCTGATGGCGAATTTGAACCATGTTACGAAGAAACGATCCGTGGTTCGCATATTTTTATTGTACAATCAACACCGCCATCAGCCGATAACCTTTTGGAATTGCTCCTCATGGTTGATGCCGCTAAGCGTGCCAGTGCATATAAGGTTATTGCTGTGGTACCTTATTTTGGTTATGCACGTCAGGATCGTAAGGATAAACCCAGGGTTTCTATCGGAGCCAAGTTGGTTGCCGATTTGCTTTCAGTTTCCGGAATCGATCGTCTCATCACAATGGATTTACATGCCGATCAGATTCAGGGATTTTTTAATGTGCCGGTTGATCATTTATACGCTTCAACGCTGTTTGTTCCGTTCATCGAGAAAATGGGCTTAGACAATGTAATTATTGCTTCTCCTGATGTGGGTGGTACAAAACGTGCCAATACCTATGCAAAAATGTTGAATACAGGTATCGTAATTTGTCATAAAACACGCGCACGTCCTAACGAAGTGGGTAATATGACTGTGATTGGTGATGTTGAAAACAAAGATGTGATTATTGTTGACGACATGATTGACACTGCAGGAACAATTACCAAAGCTGCCAACCTGATGAAAAAAGAAGGAGCCCGCAGTGTACGTGCTTTTGCAGCACACGGTGTATTGTCGGGACCTGCCCTGGAAAGAATTGAAAAATCGGAGTTGGAAGAAGTATATTTTACCGATTCAATAAAACCTAAAACAGGTTGTGAGAAAATAAAATACATCTCTACGGCTGAGGCTTTTGGAGAGGCCATTCGCAGGGTTTATAAAAATCAGTCAATAAGTTCGTTATATTATAAATAA
- a CDS encoding N-acetylmuramoyl-L-alanine amidase — protein MFVSNIHIKSVLKYIFICFLVTFLFPQLVQSQSREVVALKGDGIYRLLTRYGLSSSEYMDDFIALNKSSLGKNNTLLAGVKYKLPDSAGSGGSAETANSPSKGTGKVVHYDIFGSKYADVEILSNDLKGAVYYLVGGHGGPDPGAVGKYNGYYVYEDEYAYDVTLRLARKLIEQGATVYMITRDKNDGIRDEYSLKADKDEVCYPNLKIPLNQTRRLRQRTDAVNKLYKKHKGSFQRMIAIHVDSRGRGENIDIFFYHDKRSETGEKACKILRNTMEEKYHEHQPNRGYTGTVSSRGLYVVRNTWPTAIFIELGNMNHQRDVKRLVIPDNRQAVANWLTLGLITDYKTNK, from the coding sequence ATGTTCGTTTCAAACATACATATAAAATCAGTTTTGAAATATATTTTTATATGTTTTTTAGTAACATTTCTGTTCCCTCAGCTAGTGCAGTCGCAAAGTAGAGAGGTTGTAGCACTTAAAGGCGATGGAATCTACCGTTTACTTACCCGCTACGGTTTGTCATCGTCGGAATATATGGATGACTTTATTGCATTAAACAAAAGTAGTTTGGGGAAGAATAACACTTTACTGGCTGGTGTTAAATATAAATTGCCGGATTCTGCTGGTTCGGGAGGAAGTGCTGAAACAGCCAATTCTCCATCAAAAGGAACCGGCAAAGTTGTACATTACGATATATTTGGTAGTAAGTATGCTGATGTTGAAATTTTAAGTAACGATTTAAAAGGAGCTGTTTATTACCTGGTTGGCGGGCATGGTGGCCCCGATCCCGGTGCCGTTGGAAAATACAATGGCTATTACGTTTATGAAGATGAATATGCTTACGACGTTACTTTGCGTTTGGCGCGTAAACTTATTGAACAGGGAGCCACAGTTTATATGATCACCCGCGATAAAAACGACGGAATTCGTGATGAATACAGTCTGAAAGCCGATAAAGATGAAGTTTGCTATCCGAACTTAAAAATCCCGTTGAATCAGACCCGGCGCCTTCGACAACGCACTGATGCGGTAAACAAACTCTATAAAAAACACAAGGGCTCTTTTCAGCGAATGATCGCCATACATGTTGATTCCAGAGGAAGAGGCGAAAACATCGACATCTTTTTTTATCACGATAAACGTAGCGAAACCGGAGAAAAAGCATGTAAAATTCTTCGAAATACGATGGAAGAAAAATACCACGAACACCAACCCAACCGGGGATACACGGGCACTGTTTCATCAAGAGGGTTGTACGTTGTAAGAAACACCTGGCCTACAGCCATTTTTATCGAGCTGGGCAACATGAACCATCAGCGCGATGTTAAACGTTTGGTTATTCCCGATAACCGCCAGGCAGTGGCCAACTGGTTAACGTTGGGGTTAATAACCGACTATAAAACCAATAAATAG
- a CDS encoding RNA-binding S4 domain-containing protein, whose translation MAQGVRIDKWLWAVRIFKTRSQATEACKKGHVSVGDSPVKASRDIHVGETVQVRKSPITRSFKVLALSGKRMGAKLVPDFVEDVTPPEEIELLEMQKNMRWSERQKGTGRPTKKDRRDLDDFFEW comes from the coding sequence ATGGCACAGGGTGTTCGCATTGATAAATGGTTGTGGGCCGTGCGGATATTTAAAACCCGCAGTCAGGCAACCGAAGCGTGTAAAAAAGGACATGTTTCTGTTGGCGACAGCCCGGTGAAAGCTTCTCGTGATATTCATGTTGGAGAAACTGTTCAAGTGCGAAAATCGCCCATTACACGTAGCTTTAAGGTGTTGGCATTGTCGGGAAAAAGAATGGGCGCGAAGTTGGTGCCCGATTTCGTTGAGGATGTTACTCCGCCCGAGGAAATAGAATTGCTCGAGATGCAGAAAAACATGCGATGGAGTGAGCGACAAAAAGGAACCGGGCGTCCAACAAAAAAAGATCGCCGGGATTTGGATGATTTTTTCGAGTGGTAA
- a CDS encoding HD domain-containing protein: MEKRAALALEKFNKYIDSFTGLGEDQIINLKIKKEHSVRVAGLAEMLAGRMELNETETYLAFLIGLFHDIGRFKQLEEYNTFNDVKSVDHADYGVEILKENNFFEYLDEGQVNIILLAISQHNKLGLPKKMSDKERLFAQLIRDADKLDILRVITDYYSNPKATPNHTLTWEMPKGSAVSPKVSKQILKGDLVSKDTVINELDIKVMQLSWVYDLNYRPSFELMVENRYLDKIYNSMPKNDTVIEIYRKVKVYIENRVIA, translated from the coding sequence ATGGAGAAGAGAGCCGCTTTGGCTTTAGAGAAGTTTAACAAGTATATTGATTCTTTTACAGGATTGGGAGAAGATCAGATAATAAACTTGAAAATTAAGAAAGAACACTCTGTTAGAGTTGCCGGCCTTGCCGAGATGTTGGCCGGTAGAATGGAACTAAACGAAACAGAGACTTATTTAGCTTTTTTAATTGGTTTGTTTCATGATATTGGCAGGTTTAAACAGTTAGAAGAATACAACACTTTTAACGATGTGAAATCAGTGGATCATGCTGATTATGGCGTTGAAATCCTAAAAGAAAATAACTTCTTTGAATACCTTGATGAAGGACAGGTTAATATAATTCTTTTGGCTATTAGCCAGCATAATAAGCTGGGTTTACCCAAAAAAATGAGCGATAAGGAACGACTTTTTGCTCAATTGATAAGAGATGCTGATAAGCTGGATATTTTACGGGTAATAACAGATTATTACTCCAATCCTAAAGCTACTCCAAATCATACTTTAACCTGGGAAATGCCAAAAGGATCAGCAGTTTCACCAAAGGTTTCAAAACAGATATTAAAAGGGGATCTGGTCTCGAAAGATACAGTGATAAACGAATTGGACATTAAAGTAATGCAACTTTCGTGGGTTTACGATTTGAACTACAGACCATCTTTTGAGTTAATGGTAGAGAATCGTTACCTGGATAAGATCTACAATTCGATGCCGAAAAATGATACAGTAATCGAAATTTACAGAAAAGTAAAAGTTTACATAGAAAATAGGGTTATAGCCTGA
- a CDS encoding metallophosphatase translates to MNRRRFIRNVAVGTAGITLGAVPYELFAHEDFITISILHTNDIHCHIEPFTGSNERYDNKGGLARIAQLAAIQRQKNPNTLLLDAGDMFQGTPYFNYFKGELMLKVMSEAGYDASTIGNHEFDNGLQGIKDPLPNAQFPIISSNYDFSDTILSGSFPEYKIFKRDGVKIGIYGVGIELENLVGKKNYGATVYNDPVVVAQRIESFLKNDKKCDLVICLSHIGLRYRDNKVSDMVLAAETSFTDLIIGGHTHSYLEKPLEEKNKLGQPVIVNQAWWGGLVVGKVDFVFEKSKKNKKAVYSDLL, encoded by the coding sequence ATGAATAGAAGAAGATTTATACGAAATGTGGCTGTCGGAACAGCAGGAATAACTTTAGGTGCAGTTCCATACGAACTTTTTGCTCACGAGGATTTTATTACAATATCCATTCTTCATACCAATGATATTCATTGTCATATAGAGCCTTTTACGGGTAGCAACGAAAGATATGACAATAAAGGAGGACTGGCTCGTATTGCACAATTGGCAGCTATTCAAAGGCAAAAAAATCCAAATACATTATTGCTCGATGCCGGAGATATGTTTCAGGGAACACCTTACTTTAATTATTTCAAAGGCGAGTTAATGTTAAAGGTGATGAGTGAGGCCGGTTACGATGCAAGTACTATTGGTAATCACGAATTTGACAACGGATTGCAGGGGATAAAAGACCCGCTGCCAAATGCTCAATTTCCAATCATTTCTTCGAATTACGATTTCTCGGATACCATTTTATCGGGTAGTTTTCCCGAATACAAAATTTTTAAGCGCGACGGTGTAAAAATCGGAATTTACGGGGTAGGTATCGAGTTGGAAAACCTGGTTGGCAAGAAAAATTACGGAGCAACCGTTTATAACGATCCGGTGGTTGTTGCACAGCGAATAGAAAGTTTCCTGAAAAATGACAAGAAATGCGATTTGGTGATCTGTCTTTCGCATATCGGATTACGCTATCGCGATAATAAAGTAAGCGATATGGTTCTTGCCGCAGAAACATCATTTACAGATTTAATTATTGGCGGACACACGCACTCGTATCTCGAAAAACCGCTGGAAGAAAAGAACAAACTCGGACAGCCTGTAATTGTAAACCAAGCCTGGTGGGGTGGGCTTGTGGTTGGAAAAGTTGATTTTGTTTTCGAAAAATCTAAAAAGAATAAAAAAGCAGTTTATTCTGATTTGCTATAA
- a CDS encoding DUF4924 family protein, which translates to MLVAKQKRKENIAEYILYLYQIEDMIRAFKLDMELIEERLVANYKADDKTKAAITDWYANLVLMMDKENIRENGHFQFLTNLVADVNDFHLKLMETSKDGMYVQTYKTVAGLVSELKEKNPEAKNDVDLGITAVYGFLLLKMQQKDISIDTLEAIKRISKWLGDLSKLYRDFENGDFDF; encoded by the coding sequence ATGCTTGTAGCAAAACAAAAACGAAAAGAGAATATTGCCGAATACATTCTGTATTTGTATCAGATTGAAGACATGATCAGGGCTTTTAAACTGGATATGGAACTTATTGAAGAACGTTTGGTAGCCAATTACAAAGCTGATGATAAAACCAAAGCGGCCATTACCGACTGGTATGCCAATTTGGTGCTGATGATGGATAAAGAGAATATCAGGGAGAATGGACATTTTCAGTTTCTGACAAACCTGGTTGCGGATGTAAACGATTTCCATTTAAAGCTGATGGAAACCTCGAAAGACGGCATGTATGTGCAAACCTACAAAACTGTTGCGGGGCTGGTTTCGGAGCTGAAAGAGAAAAATCCGGAGGCCAAAAACGATGTTGACCTGGGAATTACTGCTGTTTATGGTTTTCTGCTGCTTAAAATGCAACAAAAAGATATTTCGATTGATACCCTGGAAGCCATAAAACGCATCAGTAAATGGCTGGGCGATCTGTCGAAATTATACCGCGATTTCGAAAACGGCGATTTCGATTTCTAA
- a CDS encoding 5'-nucleotidase: MRQSISYLLLITCAFFIFSCKTQFVQKSYETGNISVSEEIGVMDSSIIQLYAPYKNILEKDMNRVLAISEVELVKDKPESLLTNFLADLLLEQGAVVAKDQQLNFTPAVSFFNYGGIRSSLPKGEITVGNIFELMPFENEMVLLELKGEQMQAFLDYIADHGGGSVGGVEMVISGDKATDVKIGGEKIDFNKSYWLVTNDYVAAGGDGLEMLAENQQFINSGEKIRDAIIEYLEGVAKKNKHVDPKLDGRIRNE, from the coding sequence ATGCGACAAAGTATCAGCTATCTGTTGTTAATAACTTGCGCGTTTTTCATCTTTTCATGTAAAACACAGTTTGTTCAAAAAAGTTATGAAACCGGCAATATCTCGGTGTCGGAGGAAATTGGTGTAATGGATAGCAGCATAATTCAGCTTTATGCGCCATACAAAAATATCCTGGAAAAGGACATGAATCGTGTGTTGGCCATTTCTGAAGTTGAATTGGTAAAAGACAAACCCGAAAGTTTACTTACGAATTTTTTAGCTGACCTATTGCTTGAACAAGGAGCGGTGGTGGCTAAAGATCAACAACTGAATTTTACCCCTGCCGTATCGTTTTTTAATTACGGTGGAATTCGATCGTCATTGCCAAAAGGAGAAATTACGGTTGGAAATATTTTTGAGTTAATGCCTTTCGAAAATGAAATGGTATTGCTTGAACTGAAAGGCGAACAAATGCAGGCTTTCCTGGATTATATTGCCGATCATGGAGGAGGAAGCGTTGGCGGAGTGGAAATGGTTATTTCAGGCGATAAAGCCACTGATGTAAAAATAGGAGGAGAGAAAATAGATTTCAATAAAAGTTACTGGCTGGTTACCAACGATTATGTGGCTGCCGGTGGCGACGGACTTGAAATGCTGGCCGAAAATCAGCAGTTTATAAACAGCGGAGAGAAAATACGTGATGCGATAATTGAGTACCTTGAAGGAGTGGCTAAAAAAAATAAGCACGTTGATCCGAAACTGGATGGGAGGATAAGAAATGAATAG
- the yihA gene encoding ribosome biogenesis GTP-binding protein YihA/YsxC, whose product MEIKEAQFVMSNTEVEKCPAPDRPEYAFIGRSNVGKSSLINMLTNKKSLAKISGRPGKTRLINHFLINKDWYLVDLPGYGYAQVPKAERLKWEKMLKNYILKRENLYCLFVLIDSRHEAQKVDIEFMEWLGISEIPFHIIFTKSDKLKPEELENNLKAYEERMFETWETMPGYFISSAEKGIGKDEILAFIDSVNKGE is encoded by the coding sequence ATGGAGATTAAAGAAGCTCAGTTTGTGATGAGCAATACTGAAGTTGAGAAATGTCCGGCACCCGATCGGCCGGAATATGCTTTTATTGGCCGGTCGAATGTGGGCAAATCATCTTTAATAAACATGCTCACGAATAAAAAGTCGTTGGCAAAAATTTCGGGCAGACCCGGAAAGACTCGTCTTATTAACCATTTTCTAATTAATAAAGACTGGTATCTGGTTGATTTGCCCGGATATGGTTATGCGCAAGTGCCAAAAGCTGAACGCCTGAAATGGGAGAAAATGCTCAAAAACTATATCCTTAAAAGAGAAAATTTGTACTGCCTATTTGTGTTAATCGATTCGAGGCACGAAGCTCAAAAGGTAGATATTGAGTTTATGGAATGGCTGGGCATTAGCGAAATTCCTTTCCACATTATATTTACAAAAAGCGATAAACTTAAGCCGGAGGAACTGGAAAATAATTTAAAGGCATACGAGGAAAGGATGTTTGAAACCTGGGAAACAATGCCAGGTTATTTTATTTCGTCGGCCGAAAAGGGGATTGGAAAAGATGAAATTCTCGCTTTTATCGATAGCGTGAATAAAGGAGAATAA
- a CDS encoding type I phosphomannose isomerase catalytic subunit produces MSNLYPIKFKPIFHEKIWGGNRMKTILNKDFGNLPNCGESWELSGVEGNISVVSNGFLAGNDLNELIEIYMGDLVGDKVYEKFGVEFPLLIKFIDAQDDLSIQVHPNDKLSKERHNAYGKTEMWYVAGTEKGALINSGFNQEVNREKYLEYFNSDKLTDLLHYDEAEIGDVFFIPAGRVHAIGKGCLVAEIQQTSDVTYRIFDYNRKDDKGNERELHTDMALDAIDFSYSSRYKTEYKAEENEAVEIVSCPYFTTNIIEFSKELDKDYNQLDSFVIYMTMEGEFEVITEGGTEKIEMGETVLLPASLESVQLKPTSKSVKILEVYIK; encoded by the coding sequence ATGAGTAACCTGTATCCTATAAAGTTCAAACCTATTTTTCATGAGAAGATTTGGGGTGGAAACCGAATGAAAACCATCCTGAACAAAGATTTCGGCAATTTGCCAAACTGTGGCGAAAGTTGGGAGCTTTCAGGAGTTGAGGGGAATATTTCGGTAGTTAGCAATGGCTTTTTGGCCGGTAATGATTTGAATGAACTGATTGAAATTTACATGGGAGATTTGGTAGGCGACAAGGTTTACGAAAAATTTGGTGTTGAATTTCCACTGCTTATTAAGTTTATCGATGCGCAAGACGATCTTTCAATCCAGGTTCATCCAAACGATAAACTGTCGAAAGAGCGGCACAATGCTTACGGAAAAACCGAAATGTGGTATGTGGCCGGAACCGAAAAAGGAGCGCTCATTAATTCAGGTTTTAACCAGGAAGTTAATCGCGAAAAATACCTTGAGTATTTTAACTCAGATAAATTAACCGACTTGCTGCATTACGATGAGGCAGAAATTGGCGATGTTTTCTTTATTCCTGCAGGCCGCGTTCATGCAATTGGTAAAGGATGTTTGGTAGCCGAAATTCAACAAACTTCGGACGTAACCTACCGCATTTTCGATTACAACCGCAAAGATGATAAAGGAAACGAACGCGAACTGCATACCGATATGGCGCTGGATGCGATTGATTTTTCTTATTCAAGTCGGTATAAAACCGAATACAAAGCCGAGGAAAATGAAGCAGTTGAAATTGTAAGCTGTCCGTATTTTACAACCAATATTATCGAATTCAGCAAAGAACTGGATAAGGATTACAACCAGCTTGATTCGTTTGTTATATACATGACTATGGAAGGCGAATTTGAGGTGATTACCGAAGGTGGAACTGAAAAAATAGAAATGGGAGAGACGGTATTACTTCCGGCAAGTCTCGAATCGGTTCAGCTAAAACCAACAAGTAAATCGGTAAAAATCCTGGAGGTTTATATCAAATAA
- a CDS encoding DCC1-like thiol-disulfide oxidoreductase family protein produces the protein MKQKQRIILFDGVCNLCNSAVDLILKKAQDNDFKFVALQSEEGQGILKKFDLQLQIDSVLLIQNNKLFSESDAVLEICKHLKAPWSWLTAFKLIPKSWRDNLYRFVANKRYKWFGKRSSCRSF, from the coding sequence GTGAAGCAAAAACAACGAATAATACTGTTTGACGGTGTTTGCAATCTTTGTAATTCTGCAGTCGATTTAATTCTGAAAAAAGCACAGGATAACGATTTTAAGTTTGTTGCGCTACAATCGGAAGAGGGACAAGGTATTTTAAAGAAGTTTGATTTGCAGCTACAGATTGACAGCGTTCTACTTATTCAAAACAATAAGTTATTCTCCGAATCGGATGCAGTGCTGGAAATCTGCAAGCACCTGAAAGCTCCCTGGAGCTGGTTGACAGCATTTAAGCTCATACCCAAAAGCTGGCGCGACAATTTATATCGTTTTGTGGCAAACAAGCGCTACAAATGGTTTGGGAAAAGAAGTAGTTGCCGTAGTTTTTGA
- a CDS encoding (2Fe-2S)-binding protein produces the protein MANRLVCMCNFVDEKEIKQLLEKGVESTAQIQTLTRAGTSCGRCLPVIDDLVESHLKTKPKPQQGKLRLGF, from the coding sequence ATGGCGAACAGATTGGTATGCATGTGTAATTTTGTTGATGAAAAGGAGATTAAACAACTGCTTGAAAAGGGAGTTGAATCTACCGCTCAGATTCAAACGTTAACACGTGCCGGTACGTCTTGTGGCCGGTGTTTACCCGTTATTGACGATTTGGTTGAAAGTCATTTAAAAACAAAACCCAAGCCACAACAAGGAAAGTTGCGACTCGGGTTTTAA
- a CDS encoding 50S ribosomal protein L25/general stress protein Ctc, whose amino-acid sequence MKSVVIKGELRTSLGKKDSKKLRAEEKAPAVLYGGEQPIHFAVSFSELRQLVYTPSVYLIDLDIDGTVYKAIMQDIQWHPVDEIVLHVDFLAISNDKPVKIAVPVKIQGYAKGLRKGGKLNTTLRRLSVKALAANLPDTIDIDVSDLDIAQSIKVGDLNIDGIELLDQKSNVVVSVGITRAAKSAAGAAGDEDDDEGEETPESTEE is encoded by the coding sequence ATGAAATCAGTAGTAATTAAAGGAGAGTTAAGAACATCTCTCGGTAAAAAAGATTCAAAGAAACTTCGTGCAGAAGAAAAAGCTCCTGCAGTTTTATACGGTGGCGAGCAGCCAATACATTTCGCAGTTTCTTTTTCCGAATTAAGACAATTAGTTTATACTCCAAGTGTATACCTGATCGATCTTGATATTGACGGAACAGTATACAAAGCAATTATGCAGGATATCCAATGGCATCCGGTTGATGAAATCGTATTGCACGTTGACTTCCTTGCTATATCAAATGACAAACCGGTTAAAATTGCTGTACCTGTTAAAATTCAGGGCTATGCAAAAGGTTTAAGAAAAGGTGGTAAATTAAACACTACCCTTCGTCGTTTGAGCGTTAAAGCTTTGGCGGCTAACCTGCCCGATACAATTGATATCGATGTTTCAGATCTTGATATTGCACAAAGTATTAAAGTTGGTGATTTAAATATCGACGGAATTGAGTTGTTAGATCAAAAATCGAACGTTGTAGTTAGCGTAGGTATCACAAGGGCTGCAAAATCAGCAGCTGGTGCCGCTGGCGATGAAGACGATGACGAAGGAGAAGAAACACCGGAATCAACTGAAGAATAA